TAATGCTGGCCGGTTTTATCGGCGGCGGTTTGTTCTATGGTTTGGAGCGAAAGCTTTTTCCGACGGTGCTGGCGTTTGCCGAGCCAAAGGTAGTCCAGACCGCGGTGGAGGCGGTCAACGGCGCCGTCAGGTCGGAAGTATTGAGCCGGAGGCTGCGTTACGAAGACCTGGTGACGATTCATAAGGACGACGAAGGCCGCATCGTCCTGGTGCAGGCGGATACGGTCAAGGTGAACGATATGGCCGCAAGCGTGGCGGTAGCGGTTGAAAAGGGGCTGCGCGAATTACAGCAGGAAGAGTTCGAAGTGCCTCTGGGTCAGATTTTAGGCAGCCAGTTTCTTGCGAACTGCGGGCCACGGGTAAAGGTGCAGATAATTCCGGTTGGTTCGGTGAAAGT
This window of the Bacillota bacterium genome carries:
- the yunB gene encoding sporulation protein YunB → MFRRPVITPIIWVLMLAGFIGGGLFYGLERKLFPTVLAFAEPKVVQTAVEAVNGAVRSEVLSRRLRYEDLVTIHKDDEGRIVLVQADTVKVNDMAASVAVAVEKGLRELQQEEFEVPLGQILGSQFLANCGPRVKVQIIPVGSVKVVMLDKFESAGINQTRHRFSLHLDTSVRIAVPLHNKEARITTDVPLVENIIVGTVPSTFVSIPGGLTFTPPKP